In Syntrophobacterales bacterium, the sequence GGCCTCCGTGTCCGTGGCGGCATTTCCCGTGCCGCTGCCGCATGTCCCCTGGTCGCCGCCGTTGGTGGCGGAGTTTTTATCGCACCAGGTGAAGGTCTTGTCCTTGTCGTGGATGGCGCCGTCATCGGTCTTCATCTCCCAGATCAGCCCCGTCACGTTGTCCCTCGTCATGAGCCAGCCGTTTTCCTGCGTCGCCGAATCGCTCAGGCTCGCCCCGCCGTGCCCCAGTTTGGTGTAGGAACGGGGCGGCCCCTGATACTGGGCATCCTGGCCGTAAAAGGGTTCTCCGGGCGCCGGGCAGGAAATCTCGACGGAGTTGTTGTAGCATTTCGTCTGCCCCGTGTCGGGCCATTGCCAGGCATGAGCATGCATGGCGGGGATGAGCAGGAGGACAAACAGAACAAAGGTTTTGACTGTTTTCATCATTGCACCTCAAAATTGCATCACAAACGAAACGGCACGACCGCCGACTAAAAGGGTTGAACACTGACGATGGATGTAATGGCCGTATAGTGCTGAAATTTTTGTTTGTCAAGAGAATTAGGCGTTATCAGCGGCTGTCCCCGATTATTCAATTATTAATCATGCCGACAGGGATGACAGCCATTTGGCGGCGTTGAGGATGT encodes:
- a CDS encoding DUF1566 domain-containing protein — encoded protein: MMKTVKTFVLFVLLLIPAMHAHAWQWPDTGQTKCYNNSVEISCPAPGEPFYGQDAQYQGPPRSYTKLGHGGASLSDSATQENGWLMTRDNVTGLIWEMKTDDGAIHDKDKTFTWCDKNSATNGGDQGTCGSGTGNAATDTEAFIDALNDAHFGGFSDWRLPGIKELLSLVNLSIPYPGPTIDAAWFPHTVSAYYWSSTT